A genomic region of Lolium rigidum isolate FL_2022 unplaced genomic scaffold, APGP_CSIRO_Lrig_0.1 contig_30536_1, whole genome shotgun sequence contains the following coding sequences:
- the LOC124680907 gene encoding lamin-like protein — translation MERRVAAWAAALVALAACAALPATTTANKISVNWMPNTNYTVWEQTHGPFYKGDWLVFYYTSGQADVVEVNESGYNRCDASNAIYNYSKGRSFAFELNQTKTYYFICSFGYCPGGMKLAIKSQKLPPPSPPPSAHDKSAALARAHAGVVLYAAVAALATLLRMV, via the exons ATGGAGCGGCGGGTGGCTGCGTGGGCCGCGGCGCTGGTGGCGCTGGCCGCGTGCGCGGcgctgccggcgacgacgacggcgaacaAGATCTCCGTCAACTGGATGCCCAACACCAACTACACCGTCTGGGAGCAGACCCACGGCCCGTTCTACAAGGGCGACTGGCTCG TGTTCTACTACACGTCGGGGCAGGCGGACGTGGTGGAGGTGAACGAGTCCGGGTACAACCGCTGCGACGCCAGCAACGCCATCTACAACTACAGCAAGGGCCGCAGCTTCGCATTCGAGCTCAACCAGACCAAGACCTACTACTTCATCTGCAGCTTCGGCTACTGCCCCGGCGGGATGAAGCTCGCCATCAAGTCCCAGAAgctgccgccgccgtcaccgccgccCTCGGCGCACGACAAGTCCGCCGCGCTCGCCAGGGCCCACGCCGGGGTCGTCCtctacgccgccgtcgccgccctcgccacgCTCCTCAGGATGGTCTAG
- the LOC124680909 gene encoding kinesin-like protein KIN-7A, which produces MVASRPPGAPTSKIERTPSLTPGGSSRSKEEKIFVTVRVRPLSKKELAVKDQSAWECADSQTILYKGPHQDRAAPTSYTFDKVFGPSCQTDLVYEGGAKDVAMSALTGINATIFAYGQTSSGKTYTMRGVTESAVSDIYRHMENTPEREFVIKISAMEIYNEIVKDLLQPDSGSLRLLDDPEKGPIVEKLDEQIVRDREHLRHLIGICEEQRQVGETALNDTSSRSHQIIRLTVESRLREVSGCVKSFVASLNFVDLAGSERAAQTHAIGARLKEGCHINRSLLTLTKVIRKLSSEKRSGHIPYRDSKLTRILQLSLGGNARTAIICTMSPALTHVEQSRNTLFFATCAKEVTNTAKVNMVISDKQLVKHLQTEVARLEAELRTPDRAASSEILIMEKDKKIRQMEIEMEELKKERDSACSQLEELRKKMGDNQQGWNSFDSSQKARKCLTFSGSLQPSKIIKIRNSIRQSSTAPLTLKHEIRKLEQLQQQLEVEANRAIEVLHKEVECHKHGNQGVAETIAKLQAEIREMQSFRPENRDVEMITDEGNGSDLKDEISRLHMQDNDIAKLEAKLENVQRSIDKLVMSLPNVGTECNESSTKSNVSKKKRRMFLPLGVSNINRPIRAPCSPHSSSRPSDSEVENRAPDGHTVSREDSEKATPTKSEDTGDISSRDETPRNRRDSSVNMKKMQRMFQNAAEENVRNIRDYVTELKERVAKLQYQKQLLVCQVLELESNEGKPNDMEEDPEENAGCLQDGPESWDRLFKEQMQHIIQLWDICHVSIIHRTQFYRLFKGDTADQIYIEVEVRRLLWLQQHLDEVGDASPAAPGDDLAVSLATSIKALKNEREFLARRMGSRLTEEQRERLFIKWQIPLEAKQRKLQLVNKLWTDPEDEAHIEESADIVARLVGFCEGGNISKEMFELNFAIPASRKPWLMGWQPISNMIRDRAQLW; this is translated from the exons ATGGTTGCATCAAGGCCACCAGGTGCCCCTACATCGAAGATTGAGCGCACACCGAGCCTTACCCCTGGTGGCAGCTCCAGATCCAAGGAGGAGAAAATATTTGTCACGGTTAGAGTGCGACCATTGAGCAAGAAGGAGCTGGCCGTCAAGGACCAGTCTGCGTGGGAATGTGCTGATAGTCAGACAATTTTATACAAGGGCCCACACCAGGACCGGGCTGCACCTACCTCTTACACATTTG ATAAGGTGTTTGGGCCGAGTTGCCAGACAGATTTGGTTTATGAAGGCGGGGCTAAGGATGTTGCTATGTCTGCATTGACAGGCATCAATG CCACCATTTTTGCCTATGGTCAGACTAGCAGTGGCAAGACATATACCATGAGAGGCGTGACAGAGAGTGCTGTTAGTGATATTTACAGGCACATGGAAAAT ACCCCTGAGAGGGAATTTGTTATCAAGATATCTGCTATGGAAATCTACAATGAGATTGTGAAGGATCTTCTACAACCTGACTCTGGTTCCCTTCGCTTGTTAGATGATCCCGAG AAAGGACCCATCGTGGAgaagttggatgaacaaattgtcAGGGACAGAGAACATCTACGGCATCTAATCGGCATTTGTGAAG AACAAAGACAGGTTGGGGAGACTGCACTAAATGACACCAGTTCCCGTTCACACCAAATCATTAGGCTG ACAGTGGAGAGTAGGCTCCGTGAAGTGTCAGGCTGTGTTAAATCTTTTGTTGCTAGTCTA AATTTTGTTGACCTTGCTGGAAGTGAAAGAGCTGCACAAACACATGCAATTGGTGCAAGACTGAAAGAAGGCTGCCATATAAATCGCAGTTTATTAACTTTGACTAAAGTCATCCGGAAGCTAAG CTCAGAGAAAAGAAGTGGACACATACCATATCGAGATTCAAAGCTCACGCGTATTTTGCAACTTTCTTTGGGTGGGAATGCAAGGACTGCCATCATCTGTACCATGAGCCCAGCCCTGACACACGTAGAACAATCTAGGAATACTTTATTCTTTGCAACATGTGCCAAGGAGGTGACAAATACTGCAAAAGTTAATATG GTTATTTCTGATAAGCAACTTGTGAAGCACCTTCAAACGGAAGTTGCTAGGTTGGAAGCAGAACTAAGAACACCTGATCGTGCCGCCTCTTCTGAGATCCTCATAATGGAGAAGGACAAGAAAATCAGACAG ATGGAAATAGAAATGGAAGAACTCAAGAAAGAACGAGACAGTGCATGTTCACAACTTGAAGAACTACGAAAGAAGATGGGTGACAACCAGCAA GGATGGAATTCTTTTGACTCATCGCAAAAGGCCCGAAAGTGTCTCACGTTTTCTGGGTCACTACAGCCtagtaaaataatcaagataagGAACTCAATTAGACAATCGTCCACTGCTCCATTAACGCTAAAGCATGAAATTCGCAAGCTCGAGCAGCTACAACAACAGCTTGAGGTTGAAGCAAACCGAGCTATTGAAGTGTTGCACAAGGAGGTTGAATGCCACAAGCATGGCAACCAAGGTGTAGCAGAAACTATCGCTAAACTTCAGGCAGAAATCAGGGAGATGCAATCTTTTAGACCTGAGAACAGAGATGTTGAGATGATTACAGATGAAGGAAATGGGTCTGATTTGAAAGATGAAATCAGTAGACTTCATATGCAAGACAATGATATTGCCAAACTTGAGGCGAAACTGGAAAATGTACAGAGGTCTATTGATAAATTGGTGATGTCACTTCCAAATGTTGgcacagagtgtaatgaatcttcCACAAAGTCCAATGTATCAaaaaagaagaggaggatgtTTCTTCCGCTGGGCGTGAGCAACATAAACAGACCAATAAGAGCACCTTGCTCTCCACACTCTTCTAGTAGACCTTCGGACTCAGAAGTTGAGAACAGAGCTCCAGACGGTCACACAGTGTCTCGTGAGGATTCAGAAAAAGCAACTCCCACCAAGAGTGAAGACACCGGAGATATATCATCACGTGATGAAACACCACGCAATAGGCGAGACAGCTCAGTGAACATGAAAAAAATGCAGAGGATGTTCCAAAATGCTGCTGAAGAAAATGTAAGAAACATCAGGGATTATGTGACTGAGCTGAAGGAGAGAGTGGCGAAACTTCAGTACCAAAAGCAGCTGCTTGTCTGCCAG GTCCTGGAATTGGAATCTAATGAAGGAAAACCAAATGACATGGAAGAAGATCCAGAGGAAAATGCCGGATGTCTACAGGATGGTCCTGAGTCATGGGACAGATTATTTAAGGAGCAGATGCAGCACATTATCCAGCTATGGGATATATGTCATGTATCGATCATACACAGGACCCAGTTCTACCGGCTATTCAAGGGGGATACGGCTGATCAGATATACATCGAAGTTGAAGTCCGAAGATTGTTATGGCTGCAGCAGCATCTGGATGAAGTAGGTGATGCAAGCCCTGCTGCACCTGGTGATGACCTTGCAGTTTCTCTGGCCACAAG CATCAAGGCGTTGAAGAACGAGCGGGAATTTCTCGCGAGACGAATGGGCTCAAGGCTGACGGAAGAACAGCGGGAGCGCCTGTTCATCAAATGGCAGATCCCCCTCGAGGCGAAGCAGCGGAAGCTGCAGCTGGTGAACAAGCTCTGGACAGACCCTGAGGATGAAGCGCACATCGAGGAGAGCGCAGACATAGTGGCCCGGCTGGTTGGTTTCTGCGAGGGTGGCAATATCAGCAAGGAGATGTTTGAACTCAACTTCGCGATCCCGGCGAGTAGGAAGCCGTGGCTGATGGGCTGGCAGCCGATTTCCAACATGATCAGGGATAGAGCTCAGCTTTGGTAA